The Mycolicibacterium cosmeticum DNA window GTCCGACGTTGCCCGGCTCGCCGGTGTGTCACATCAGACGGTGTCACGAGTGATCAACGGGTCCAGCAGTATCCGGCCCGAAACCCGGGAGCGGGTGCAGCACGCCATCGCGCAGCTCGGGTACCGGCCCAACAGTGTGGCGCGCGCGCTGGTCACCAGCAAGTCCGGCATCATCGGCATCATCGGCAGCAGCACCGCCCAGTACGGCCCGTCCAGCATCCAGCGTTCGGTCGAGGAATCGGCCCGCGAAGCGGGCTTCTTCTCCAGCTCGGTGACCCTGGCGGCGGTGACCAGGCAGGAGATCCGGGGCGCACTGGACCATCTGTCCCGTCTCGCGGTGGAAGCCATCGTGATGATCGCGGCGCAGCAGGATGCCCTCAACGTGGTGTACTCCGAAGACTTCGGTGTCCCGGTGATCGTCGTGGAGGGTGATCTGTCCGGCTCCGGGTTGTCCGTCGGTGTCGACCAGGTCGGCGCCGCCCGCACCGCGACGCAGCATCTCATCGACCTCGGGCACACCGAGATCGCCCATGTCGCCGGCCCGGACGGCTGGCCGGAAGCGGCGGGCCGCACCAAGGGCTACCTCGATGCCATGCTGGCCGCCCGGCTCGCGCCGCGCCCGGAACACAAGGGTGACTGGAGCGCCGCCCGCGGCTACGCCCTCGGCCGTGAGGTTGCCGCCGACCGGGACCTCACCGCGGTTTTCGTGGCCAACGACCACATGGCCATCGGGGTGCTGCACGCGCTGGCCGAGGCGGGCCGCCGGGTACCCGAGGACATCAGTGTGGTGGGGTTCGACGACATTCCCGAGGCCCCGTACCTCATCCCGGCGCTCACCACCATCCGGCAGGACTTCGCGGCCGTCGGGCACCAGGCCATCGCCATGGTGAAGGCCCAACTGACCGATACCGAATGCGAAACATCGCTGTTGCCTTCGGATCTGGTGATCCGCGACAGCACCGCACCACCCAGGGCAGGCTAGTGCACACAAGCGAACGTACCGTCCATGGCGTCGAATACACCCTGGAAGACGGGCCGGCCCGCGCGGTCGTCACCGGCGTCGGCGCGGCCATCAGGGCGCTGGCGGTCGGCGGCGTCGACCTCACCCCGGGCTACCCTCCCGATCGGCTGCGGCCGTTCTACTCCGGCACCGTGCTGGCGCCCTGGCCCAACCGGGTTCGCGACGCCCGATGGGTCTACCGCGGCAGCACCCAGCTCCTCGATGTCACCGAACCGCAGCGCGGCAACGCGCTACACGGACTGCTGTGCTTCACCGACTATCGGCTCGTGGAGCAGACCGGTAACACGGTAATGCTTGGCGCGCAGGTCTTTCCGCAGCACGGATACCCGTTCCACCTGGACACCACGGTGCACTACCGACTTGCCGAAGACGGGCTGCATGCCACGCACACCATCGACAACCTGGGATCGGACCCGGCGCCGGTCGCGCTGGGCACGCACCCGTTCCTATGCATCGGCGATGTCCCGACGGCCGAGCTGACCCTGACCGTCTCCGCCGACACCCACATCGACGTCGACGAACGCCTGAACCCGACCGGCACCAGCCCGGTGCAGGGCGGCTACTGGGATCTGCGGGCCGGCCGGCGGGTGGCCGACCTCGATCTCGACGACGCCTGGACGGGACTGCACATCACCGACGGCGCCAGCGTGCACTCACTGCGGGCACCCGACGGTCGAACCGTATCCCTCTGGGCGGACGAGGATTTCGGGTATATCCAGGTGTTCACCACCCGCCGGTACCCCGTCGGCGACCGGTTCGTCACCGCGGTGGCCGTCGAGCCGATGACCGCCCCCGCGGACGCGCTCAACAGCGGCGAGGGTCTGCGCTGGCTCGATCCCGGCGACCGTTGGTCGGCGTCGTGGTCCATCCGCTACCGCGCCGACGGTCAGTAGACGCGGCGCGCCGCCGCGCTGGGAATCGCGCACAGGAAGTCGGGTTCGGGAAATCCACTGTCCCGGGCGGACCGGCGGGCCGCCTCGATGATGAAGCCGACCCGGTCGGACCGGATGAGCGCCAACGCCGACCCGCCGAACCCCCCGCCGACCATCCGGGCCCCGAGTGCCCCGGCCTCCAAGGCGGCGTCGACCGCCGTGTCGAGTTCCGGCGAGCTGACCACCAGGTCGTCGCGCAGCGATACGTGCGACGCGGTGAGAAGCGGCCCGACGGCGGCGATCTCGCCCGAGCGCAGGGCGGTGGCGGCGGCGGCAACCCGGCGGATCTCGGTCAGCACATGCCGTAGCACCCGCCGCAGCGCAGGATCGTCGGCGTCGGCGCAGTGCAGCACCGCCTCCACATCGTCGTTGTCATACAGCGCGCTGCGCGGGATACGCGCACACACCCGTTCCACCCGGGACCGCCGCAGACCGTAGCCGCCGTCGACCAGCCGGTGCGCGGCATTGGTGTTGATCACCAGCAGCGCCAAACCCGAGGGCCGGCAGTCGAACGGCAGGTACTCGGCCCCAAAGGTACTGCAGTCCAACAGCATCGCGTGGCCGGGCTTGGCGCGTAAGGCCACCGACTGGTCCATGCCGCCGGTCGCCGCGCCTACCACGACGTTCTCGGCGGTGATGCAGTCCCGGGCCAGGGTGCGCCGGCCCGCATCGTCGGTCGCCGCGCCGAACAGCTCGGCGATCGCCAGGGCCGTCGCCGACTCCAGCGCGGCCGAGCTGGACAGGCCCGCTCCCTGGGGCACCGACGAGTGCACGGCGATATCCAGCCCGGGGATGCGGGCGATGGTGTCGTGGTAGGTCATCGCCCACGGCACACCGGCCACGTATCCGGCCCAGCCGCGGGGTTGGCGCGGCGCGATGTCGACGCCGCTGCCCTCCCAGCCGTCGTCATGACCGGTGGACACCATCCGCAGCCGGTCATGACTGTGCACCCGCACCGCGACCGCGGTGGCGTACGGCAGGGCGAAGGGCATGACCTTGGCGCCGATGTAGTCGATGTGCTCGCCGATCAGGTTGACCCGGCCCGGCGCCACCCACACCCCGTCGGGCCCGCCGCCGAACCGCGCCTGGAACAGTGCGGCCGCCCGATCGCAGAGCTCTTCGTGGGCAACGGGTTCCACCATGTTCAGCCTGTTCACGACGCGATGGACGGTTGACGTTCTCATGCCACCTCCCTCAACCGGTCGGCGATGCGCTCCGGTGTGGTGTCACTGACCCAGGCACCCATGCCGGATTCCGAGCCGGCCAGGTATTTCATCCGGCCCGGCGAACGCATCAGCGAGAACAGTTGCAGGTGCAACCGCGCGTAGTCGCGGTCCGGACCGACCGGTGCCTGATGCCAGGCCGCGATGTAGGGCGTCTGCGCCACGCCGTCGAAGAAGCGGTCCACCCTGGCCAGCAAGTTCAGGTAGACCGCGGCCAACTCCTCGCGTTCGGCGACCGACAGGGCGGGGAAGTCGGGTACGTCGCGGTGCGGGATCAGGTGTATTTCCAGCGGCCAGCGTGCCGCGGCCGGCACGAAGGCCGTCCAGTGTTCGCCGGCAATGAGCACTCGGCGTCCGGAATGCTGCTCGGCGGCAAGGACATCGGCCATCAGGTTGCGTCCGGTCGCCGCGGCGTGCCTGCGGGCCTGTTGCACCAGGGCGCGGGTTCGCGCCGGCTGGAACGGATAGGCGTAGATCTGGCCGTGCGGATGCGTCAGCGTCACCCCGATCTCGCGGCCGCGGTTCTCGAAGCAGAACACCTGTTGCACACCGGGTAGCTCGGAGAGTTCGGCGGTGCGGTCGGCCCACGCCTCGATGACGGTCCGGGCCCGCCGTTGCCCCAGCTCGGCGAAGCTGGCGTGCGGG harbors:
- the galT gene encoding galactose-1-phosphate uridylyltransferase, which gives rise to MVGKTVTALADGRRLIYFDELDADGGMRRTGGLTDTRHLEPLVADSHLRYDVLTGEWVTIAAQRMDRTFLPAADASPLAPSRPGVPPTEIPASDYDVVVFENRFPALSEHAGATAPLVDGEPLWPQAPGRGSCEVVCFTSDPHASFAELGQRRARTVIEAWADRTAELSELPGVQQVFCFENRGREIGVTLTHPHGQIYAYPFQPARTRALVQQARRHAAATGRNLMADVLAAEQHSGRRVLIAGEHWTAFVPAAARWPLEIHLIPHRDVPDFPALSVAEREELAAVYLNLLARVDRFFDGVAQTPYIAAWHQAPVGPDRDYARLHLQLFSLMRSPGRMKYLAGSESGMGAWVSDTTPERIADRLREVA
- the galK gene encoding galactokinase, with protein sequence MRTSTVHRVVNRLNMVEPVAHEELCDRAAALFQARFGGGPDGVWVAPGRVNLIGEHIDYIGAKVMPFALPYATAVAVRVHSHDRLRMVSTGHDDGWEGSGVDIAPRQPRGWAGYVAGVPWAMTYHDTIARIPGLDIAVHSSVPQGAGLSSSAALESATALAIAELFGAATDDAGRRTLARDCITAENVVVGAATGGMDQSVALRAKPGHAMLLDCSTFGAEYLPFDCRPSGLALLVINTNAAHRLVDGGYGLRRSRVERVCARIPRSALYDNDDVEAVLHCADADDPALRRVLRHVLTEIRRVAAAATALRSGEIAAVGPLLTASHVSLRDDLVVSSPELDTAVDAALEAGALGARMVGGGFGGSALALIRSDRVGFIIEAARRSARDSGFPEPDFLCAIPSAAARRVY
- a CDS encoding LacI family DNA-binding transcriptional regulator, with product MSRKPVMSDVARLAGVSHQTVSRVINGSSSIRPETRERVQHAIAQLGYRPNSVARALVTSKSGIIGIIGSSTAQYGPSSIQRSVEESAREAGFFSSSVTLAAVTRQEIRGALDHLSRLAVEAIVMIAAQQDALNVVYSEDFGVPVIVVEGDLSGSGLSVGVDQVGAARTATQHLIDLGHTEIAHVAGPDGWPEAAGRTKGYLDAMLAARLAPRPEHKGDWSAARGYALGREVAADRDLTAVFVANDHMAIGVLHALAEAGRRVPEDISVVGFDDIPEAPYLIPALTTIRQDFAAVGHQAIAMVKAQLTDTECETSLLPSDLVIRDSTAPPRAG
- a CDS encoding aldose 1-epimerase family protein, encoding MHTSERTVHGVEYTLEDGPARAVVTGVGAAIRALAVGGVDLTPGYPPDRLRPFYSGTVLAPWPNRVRDARWVYRGSTQLLDVTEPQRGNALHGLLCFTDYRLVEQTGNTVMLGAQVFPQHGYPFHLDTTVHYRLAEDGLHATHTIDNLGSDPAPVALGTHPFLCIGDVPTAELTLTVSADTHIDVDERLNPTGTSPVQGGYWDLRAGRRVADLDLDDAWTGLHITDGASVHSLRAPDGRTVSLWADEDFGYIQVFTTRRYPVGDRFVTAVAVEPMTAPADALNSGEGLRWLDPGDRWSASWSIRYRADGQ